Proteins from one Malaya genurostris strain Urasoe2022 chromosome 2, Malgen_1.1, whole genome shotgun sequence genomic window:
- the LOC131427067 gene encoding caltractin ICL1d isoform X1 — protein MTKHTNDPETAAQHQPRDQESNQNNQSDNSSYPTNTQDTTPADHSSSSAAICRSMHAKPHQGSSQSEQRPGFVQQPMSDCSSLDGSVFADGCHTTGQPKARRSQTSESITSSNFNYSLNRRFISKNQMKEFREAFRLFDKDNNGSITKEELGTVMRSLGQFARVEELQEMLLEIDVDGDGNVSFEEFVDIMSNMTDTVAEASADQEERELRDAFRVFDKHNRGYITASDLRAVLQCLGEDLDEEEIEDMIKEVDVDGDGRIDFYEFVHALGEPEDSQENDDEEEVMSLRSLSCDVNA, from the exons ACAAAACACACCAACGATCCAGAAACTGCAGCACAGCATCAACCGAGAGatcaggaatcgaaccagaaCAACCAGAGTGACAACTCCAGCTATCCGACCAATACGCAAGATACAACACCAGCAGATCACAGTTCCAGTTCCGCTGCTATTTGTCGAAGCATGCACGCTAAACCACACCAGGGTAGCAGTCAATCGGAGCAACGACCAGGCTTCGTTCAGCAACCTATGAGCGACTGTTCCAGCTTGGATGGAAGTGTTTTCGCCGACGGATGCCATACTACCGGCCAACCTAAGGCGCGGAGATCTCAAACATCCGAATCTATTACCTCCAGCAATTTCAACTACAGCCTGAATCGTAGATTCATCTCGAAGAATCAGATGAAGGAGTTCCGGGAGGCATTTCGACTCTTCGATAAGGACAATAATGGCTCGATCACGAAAGAAGAGCTGGGAACTGTTATGCGATCATTGGGACAGTTTGCTCGGGTAGAGGAGCTGCAAGAAATGCTATTAGAAATCGATGTTGATG GCGATGGCAACGTTAGTTTCGAAGAGTTTGTCGACATTATGTCAAACATGACTGACACGGTGGCGGAGGCCTCGGCTGACCAAGAGGAACGTGAGCTACGTGATGCATTCCGCGTTTTCGATAAACACAATCGAGGCTATATCACGGCATCGGATCTACGAGCGGTCCTACAGTGTTTAGGAGAAGATCTAGACGAAGAAGAAA TCGAAGACATGATCAAAGAGGTGGACGTTGACGGTGACGGACGTATAGATTTCTATGAGTTTGTGCATGCCCTAGGCGAGCCAGAGGACTCGCAGGAAAATGACGACGAAGAGGAAGTTATGTCCTTGAGATCGCTTTCTTGTGATGTGAATGCTTAA
- the LOC131427067 gene encoding neo-calmodulin isoform X2, giving the protein MHAKPHQGSSQSEQRPGFVQQPMSDCSSLDGSVFADGCHTTGQPKARRSQTSESITSSNFNYSLNRRFISKNQMKEFREAFRLFDKDNNGSITKEELGTVMRSLGQFARVEELQEMLLEIDVDGDGNVSFEEFVDIMSNMTDTVAEASADQEERELRDAFRVFDKHNRGYITASDLRAVLQCLGEDLDEEEIEDMIKEVDVDGDGRIDFYEFVHALGEPEDSQENDDEEEVMSLRSLSCDVNA; this is encoded by the exons ATGCACGCTAAACCACACCAGGGTAGCAGTCAATCGGAGCAACGACCAGGCTTCGTTCAGCAACCTATGAGCGACTGTTCCAGCTTGGATGGAAGTGTTTTCGCCGACGGATGCCATACTACCGGCCAACCTAAGGCGCGGAGATCTCAAACATCCGAATCTATTACCTCCAGCAATTTCAACTACAGCCTGAATCGTAGATTCATCTCGAAGAATCAGATGAAGGAGTTCCGGGAGGCATTTCGACTCTTCGATAAGGACAATAATGGCTCGATCACGAAAGAAGAGCTGGGAACTGTTATGCGATCATTGGGACAGTTTGCTCGGGTAGAGGAGCTGCAAGAAATGCTATTAGAAATCGATGTTGATG GCGATGGCAACGTTAGTTTCGAAGAGTTTGTCGACATTATGTCAAACATGACTGACACGGTGGCGGAGGCCTCGGCTGACCAAGAGGAACGTGAGCTACGTGATGCATTCCGCGTTTTCGATAAACACAATCGAGGCTATATCACGGCATCGGATCTACGAGCGGTCCTACAGTGTTTAGGAGAAGATCTAGACGAAGAAGAAA TCGAAGACATGATCAAAGAGGTGGACGTTGACGGTGACGGACGTATAGATTTCTATGAGTTTGTGCATGCCCTAGGCGAGCCAGAGGACTCGCAGGAAAATGACGACGAAGAGGAAGTTATGTCCTTGAGATCGCTTTCTTGTGATGTGAATGCTTAA
- the LOC131427069 gene encoding serine/threonine-protein phosphatase Pgam5, mitochondrial isoform X2, translated as MSSWSRMQRVATTAIGAAGGAIAFWYGSQVLSERKVHNSWTTNFVVSECGKWDHNWDHRDPASLIKPVDDSADPSLQNRYNEKLEKKRSKVTRHLILVRHGQYNMDGRTDSERYLTEKGRKQAALSGDRLKHLGIDFDKIIRSTMTRAQETAKIISLSLPELKMHDDVMLEEGAPIPPEPPVGHWRPEISFFEDGARIEAAFRKYFHRAEADQKQDSYTLIVCHANVIRYFVCRALQLPPEAWLRISLGHASLTWISIMNDGRVTLRNLGETGHIPLELLSR; from the exons ATGAGCTCTTGGTCGCGTATGCAACGGGTTGCAACGACGGCCATCGGTGCTGCCGGTGGAGCGATTGCTTTTTGGTATGGCTCGCAAGTACTATCGGAACGAAAGGTTCATAATTCTTGGACTACTAATTTCGTAGTTTCCGAATGTGGCAAATGGGATCACAACTGGGATCA TCGAGATCCTGCAAGTTTAATCAAACCGGTGGACGACTCGGCAGATCCTAGCCTACAAAATCGGTATAATGAAAAACTGGAGAAGAAGCGTTCGAAGGTAACCCGCCATTTGATTTTGGTCCGTCATGGTCAGTACAATATGGATGGGCGAACCGATTCCGAGCGTTATTTGACTGAGAAAGGTAGAAAACAGGCCGCTCTCAGTGGAGATCGTCTCAAACATTTGGGAATCGATTTCGATAAGATTATTCGCTCTACGATGACACGAGCTCAGGAAACTGCCAAGATAATATCACTATCACTACCAGAACTGAAAATGCACGATGATGTCATGCTTGAAGAAGGGGCACCGATTCCACCGGAACCTCCTGTTGGTCACTGGCGGCCAGAGATATCG TTCTTCGAAGATGGAGCTCGAATCGAAGCTGCCTTTCGGAAGTACTTCCATAGAGCAGAGGCGGATCAAAAACAGGATAGCTACACCCTAATTGTGTGCCATGCAAATGTAATACGATATTTTGTTTGTCGAGCTCTACAACTACCGCCTGAGGCGTGGCTGAGAATATCACTAGGCCATGCGTCGTTAACGTGGATCTCAATTATGAACGACGGCAGAGTCACACTTCGGAACCTAGGAGAAACGGGTCACATTCCACTGGAGCTGCTGAGCAGATAA
- the LOC131427069 gene encoding serine/threonine-protein phosphatase Pgam5, mitochondrial isoform X1 has protein sequence MSSWSRMQRVATTAIGAAGGAIAFWYGSQVLSERKVHNSWTTNFVVSECGKWDHNWDHRDPASLIKPVDDSADPSLQNRYNEKLEKKRSKVTRHLILVRHGQYNMDGRTDSERYLTEKGRKQAALSGDRLKHLGIDFDKIIRSTMTRAQETAKIISLSLPELKMHDDVMLEEGAPIPPEPPVGHWRPEISQFFEDGARIEAAFRKYFHRAEADQKQDSYTLIVCHANVIRYFVCRALQLPPEAWLRISLGHASLTWISIMNDGRVTLRNLGETGHIPLELLSR, from the exons ATGAGCTCTTGGTCGCGTATGCAACGGGTTGCAACGACGGCCATCGGTGCTGCCGGTGGAGCGATTGCTTTTTGGTATGGCTCGCAAGTACTATCGGAACGAAAGGTTCATAATTCTTGGACTACTAATTTCGTAGTTTCCGAATGTGGCAAATGGGATCACAACTGGGATCA TCGAGATCCTGCAAGTTTAATCAAACCGGTGGACGACTCGGCAGATCCTAGCCTACAAAATCGGTATAATGAAAAACTGGAGAAGAAGCGTTCGAAGGTAACCCGCCATTTGATTTTGGTCCGTCATGGTCAGTACAATATGGATGGGCGAACCGATTCCGAGCGTTATTTGACTGAGAAAGGTAGAAAACAGGCCGCTCTCAGTGGAGATCGTCTCAAACATTTGGGAATCGATTTCGATAAGATTATTCGCTCTACGATGACACGAGCTCAGGAAACTGCCAAGATAATATCACTATCACTACCAGAACTGAAAATGCACGATGATGTCATGCTTGAAGAAGGGGCACCGATTCCACCGGAACCTCCTGTTGGTCACTGGCGGCCAGAGATATCG CAGTTCTTCGAAGATGGAGCTCGAATCGAAGCTGCCTTTCGGAAGTACTTCCATAGAGCAGAGGCGGATCAAAAACAGGATAGCTACACCCTAATTGTGTGCCATGCAAATGTAATACGATATTTTGTTTGTCGAGCTCTACAACTACCGCCTGAGGCGTGGCTGAGAATATCACTAGGCCATGCGTCGTTAACGTGGATCTCAATTATGAACGACGGCAGAGTCACACTTCGGAACCTAGGAGAAACGGGTCACATTCCACTGGAGCTGCTGAGCAGATAA